A window of Microbispora hainanensis genomic DNA:
ACGGGCTGACGACGGCCCGCCTGAGCCGGTGGTCGCGCGCGGCGACGCCCGCGACCACCGGCACAGGCGGCTCAGGCGGTCTCGGCCTGCTCGGCCTCGATCCGCCCGACCTCGATCCGATCCGGGCAGGCGTAGATGTTGAAGCGCTCCTCGCGCAGGAAGCCCACGAGCGTGACGCCGAACTCGCGCGCCAGATCGACGGCGAGCGAGGAGGGCGCGGACACGGCGCACACGATCTGGATCCCGGCGCTCGCGGCCTTCTGCATGATCTCGTAGCCGACCCGGCCGCTGACCAGCAGCACGTGCCGGTCGAGCGGGGTCCGGCCGCCGAGCATCGCCCAGCCGACCAGCTTGTCGACGGCGTTGTGCCGTCCCACGTCCTCCCGCACGGCCAGCGGCGTGCCGTCGGGCGTGAACAGCCCGGCGGCGTGCAGCCCGCCCGTCCTGCCGAACACCCCCTGGGCCTCCCGCAGCCGGTCGGGCAGGCCGTACAGGGTCGTGGCGGACACGGCGACCGGCGTGCGCGCGGCAGGCACGGCGCAGCGGTCGCGCAGGGCGTCGAGGCTCGCCGTGCCGCAGACGCCGCACGCGCTCGACGTCAGGAAGTTGCGCGCCGCCGCGCCGAGGTCGGGGAGCCGGGTGGCGGTGAGCCGCACCGTCACGGTGTTGTAGCGCGCCTCGGGGTCCAGGTCCTCGTCGGTGCAGTAGCCGATGGCGGCGATGTCGCCGGGGCCTGCGATGCCCTCGCCGTGCAGGAACCCCGCCGCGAGCTCGAAGTCCGCGCCCGGCGTCCGCATCGTGATCGCCACCGTACGGCTCTCGCCTCCGGCAAGCAGCCGGATCTCCAGCGGTTCCTCCGTGGCCAGGTCGTCACGCCGGTCGCGTACGGCCGATCCGGACACCCTCCGGACGCGTGACCGGGTGACGGGCCCCAGACGGGCAGTGGGCCGCGCCGCGCCGTCCGATTCCATCTGTCTTCCTCCTTGGCGGCATGGCTGCTGATCCATCCCGTACGCAGCCTGCCACGCCGCCGGCCGGCCGTCGCCCGCCGGGTGGGCCCGGGATGCCCGGCAAGCGTGGTTCCAGCGGACGGACGGCGCGGCGGGGGCGGGTCCGCGGGCCGATAGCCTGGGGGCGTGCCCGACTCGCCGTACGCCGATCTCGACCGGCCTCCGCTGTCCGAGACCGCGCTGACCAGGGCGCTGGTGCGCCCGGGCTCGCTGTGGTCGTCCATCCGCGTGGTCGAGCGGACCGGCTCCACCAACGCCGACCTGGCCAGGACCGTGCGCGACGACCCGGCCGAGGGCGCCGTGCTCGTCGCGGAAGTGCAGTCCGCCGGGCGGGGCAGGCTGGGCCGCACGTGGAGCGCGCCGCCGCGCTCGGGGCTGACGTTCTCGATGCTGCTGCGGCCGGAGGTGCCGCTCGCCCGGCAGGGCTGGCTGGCGCTGCTGGTCGGCCTCGCCGCCGCCTCGGCCGTACGGCGGATCGCGGAGATCGACGTGCGGCTCAAGTGGCCCAACGACCTCATGGTGGGAGAGCGCAAGCTCGCCGGGATCCTGGCCGAGCGGGTGGACCGCATGGTGGTCATCGGCATGGGGCTCAACGTCTCGCTGCGGCCGGAGGAGCTGCCCGTGGAGCGGGCCACGTCCCTCGCCGTCGAGAACGCCGTCTGCACCGACCGCGACCCGCTGCTGCGCGCGATCCTGCGGGAGATCGAGTCGCACTACCGGGAGTGGACGGTCGCCGGCGGCGACCCGGACGCCTCGGGCCTGCGTGCCGCCTACCTCGCCTGGTCGTCCACCGTGGGCCAGGAGGTCAGGGTCGAGCTGCCCGGCGACCGGGTGCTGACCGGCCTGGCGACCGGCGTCGACGCGTCCGGTCACCTGGTCGTGCGCGCCCAGGACGGAGAGCACACGCTCAGCGCGGGCGACGTCGTCCACGTGCGCCGGTCGCCGGAGACCGGGCCGCCCGTCTCCGAATGATCGGAGCCGCCGGGCGATCGGGCGAACACATGCAATCGACCGGCGATCGTGTCACGATTTGCGCCATGGGTCTCCCCGATCAATATCTGGCCGACGGCGAGCGGGTCGTTCTGTCGTTCCATCCGCACTGGAAGCGGCTGATCCTTCCGTTCCTCGCCCTCATCGTCGTGCTGGCCGCCGCCGTCGCGGCCTTCATCTTCATCCCCGGCGACTACGAATACGCGGGATACGCCCGCGGCGCGGTGGCCGTCGTCGCCTTCGTCGCGCTGGTCCTGTGGACGATCATCCCCTACCTGCGCTGGGTCACGACGTCGTACACGCTGACCTCGCACCGCTTCGCGATCAGCATCGGAGTGCTGAACAAGTCGGAGGACGACATCCCGCTGGCCAAGGTGAGCAGCGTGAGCTCCGACCAGCGGCTCATCGAGCGGATCCTCGGATGCGGCACGCTCCGGGTCGAGTCGGCCTCGGAGAAGGGCGACATCGACTATCGCGACATCCCCCAGATCCAGCGGGTGCGGCACGAGCTGTTCCGGCTGGTGGAGGACGCCGCGGACGGGAACATCGACGGGGAATGAACGCGGCGCGGCCTGCGCGCCGCGCGGGGGAGGGGGACGTGGACACTAGCGGGCGGCCAGGCGCCGACGACATGCGGCGGCTGTTCCTGGGGCAGGCGCCGGCCTACACCCGGAGGCAGGTCGCCGAGGCGGCCGGCATCCCGCAGGACCTGGCGGCGCGGATCTGGCGGGCCCTCGGCTTCGCCACGTTCTCCGACGACGCCGTGGCGTTCACCGAGGCCGACCTGGAGTCCCTGCGCCGCATCCGCGACCTGATCGACACGGAGACGCTCGACGAGCGCACCGTCATCCGCATGGCCAGGGCCCTCGGCCGTACGACCGCGCGGCTCGCCCAGTGGCAGGCCGAGATCATGCTGGACGCGCTGATCCAGCCCGGCGCGAAGGCGGGGGAGGACGCGCTGCGGCAGGTGGTGGACACGGTCAGCCGCCTGCTGCCGGACTTCGAGCAGACGCTGGTGCACGTCTGGCGCTCCCAGCTCGCCGCGACCGCGAGCCGGCTGGTCTCCCTCGCCGAGCCCGGCGAGGACGTCTCGCCGACCCGGCCGAGGCTCGGGGTCGGGTTCGCCGACCTCGTCGCCTTCACCCGCGTGTCGCGGGAGCTGGACGAGCTGGCGCTGGCCGACCTGGTCGAGGGGTTCGAGTCGCGGGCCTCCGACGTGATCGCGGCGCACGACGGCCGGCTGGTCAAGACGCTCGGCGACGAGGTGCTCTTCACCGCCGCCGACCCGAGGACCGCCGCCCTCATCGCCCTCGATTTGATCGACGAGCTCAAACGCGACGCCGAGGGGCCCGACGTGCGGGTCGGGCTGGCGTACGGCCCGGTGCTCCCGGCGATGGGCGACGTCTTCGGCACGACGGTCAACCTGGCGGCCCGGCTGACGGCCATCGCCAGGCCCGGCACGATCCTGGCCGACAGCGAGCTGGCCGCAGGCCTCACCGGTGCTCCCGGCGTCGACCTGGTCAAACTCCGCCGCCGTCCCGCCCGCGGGCTCGGCGTGGTGGAGCCGTATGTTCTGAGGAGATCCACCCGAGAAAGTTGAGGTGCAGCACATGCCGTACGAAGTCCAGGGCGTGGTGGCGCGCGGCAAGGGTGAGGCGGTGACGCTGGAGACGGTCGTCGTGCCCGACCCGGGGCCCGGCGAGGCGGTCGTGAACGTGCAGGCCTGCGGGGTCTGCCACACCGACCTCCACTATCGCGAGGGCGGCATCAACGACGACTTCCCGTTCCTCCTGGGCCACGAGGCCGCGGGCGTCGTCGAGGCGGTCGGCCCTGGCGTGACCGACGTAGAGCCCGGCGACTACGTGATCCTCAACTGGCGGGCGGTGTGCGGGCAGTGCCGCGCGTGCCTGCGGGGCAGGCCGTGGTACTGCTTCGCCACCCACAACGCGGCGCAGAAGATGACGCTGGCCGACGGCACCGTGCTCAGCCCGGCGCTCGGCATCGGGGCCTTCCTGGAGAAGACCCTGGTGGCGGCCGGGCAGTGCACGAAGGTCAACCCGGCGGCCAAGCCGGCCGTCGCCGGGCTGCTCGGCTGCGGCGTGATGGCCGGTCTCGGGGCCGCGATCAACACCGGCGGCGTGACCCGGGGCGACTCGGTCGCGGTGATCGGCTGCGGCGGCGTGGGCAACGCGGCCATCGCGGGCGCCCAGCTCGCCGGCGCGACCACGATCATCGCGGTGGACGTGGACGACCGCAAGCTCGACTGGGCTCGCGGCTTCGGCGCCACGCACACGGTCAACTCCCGGGAGACCGACCCGGTGGAGGCGATCCGCGAGCTGACCGGCGGGTTCGGCGCCGACGTCGTGATCGAGGCGGTGGGCCGTCCCGAGACGTACAAGCAGGCGTTCTACGCCCGCGACCTGGCCGGGACCGTCGTGCTGGTCGGCGTGCCGACGCCGGAGATGCAGATCGAACTGCCGCTGCTCGACGTCTTCGGCCGCGGCGGCGCGCTCAAGTCCTCCTGGTATGGCGACTGCCTGCCCAGCCGTGACTTCCCCATGCTGATCGACCTCTACCTGCAGGGACGGCTCGACCTCGAGGGGTTCGTCACCGAGACCATCGGCCTCGACCAGGTCGAGGAGGCGTTCGGCAAGATGCACCGCGGGGAGGTGCTGCGCTCCGTCGTGGTGCTCTGACGCGCGCGTGAAGGGCGGCGCTTCCGCTTTGCGGAGTGCCGCCCTTTCTGTGCCATGGAACACATAGGCAAGCCTTACCAAAGTGGGTTATCTTAGGTATGCCTAACCTTCCTCAAGATCCCTGAGAGGCCGCTTCATGTACGTCTGCATCTGCCGCGCCGTCACCGAGAGCGAGGTGCACGACTGCATCGCCGACGGGGCGAGGACGGCTCGCCAGGTGCGGGACGCGACCGGTGCAGGGGGGGACTGCGCGTCCTGCGTCCGGAAGATCTGTGCGATCCTGAAACGGTCAGAGGACCTGGTCACCAGCGCATAGATCGAGGAAGCTTATGCAGGGCGACAAAGAGATCATCGCGCTGCTCAACGAGCAGCTCACCTCCGAGCTGACCGCCATCAACCAGTACTTCCTGCACGCGAAGCTACAGGAGAACTGGGGATATACGAAGCTCGCCGCGACCACGCGGGCGGAGTCCATCGACGAGATGCGGCACGCGGAGGAACTCACCGACCGGATCCTGTTCCTGGAGGGTCTGCCGAACTACCAGAAGCTGAACACCCTGCATATCGGCCAGACCGTCAGGGAGCAGCTTCAGGCCGACCTGGAGCTGGAGCTGGGCGTGGTCAAGCGCCTGCGGCCCGGCATCGCGCTCATGCGGGAGCGGGGGGACATCACCTCGGCCACGCTCTTCGAGCGCATCCTGGCCGACGAGGAGCACCACATCGACTATCTGGAAACCGAGCTGGGCCTCCTGGAGAGCCTGGGCGAACAGCTGTACCTTCAGCGGTACGCGGAACCGCCGTCCGCCTGAGCCGTCCGCCTGAGCCGTGCGCTCCCGTGGCCCGGCGCACCCCCGGCCGTCGCTCGCACGGACGGGAAATCAGATGCACAACGCCCGTCGTCATCGCTTCGACGGGCGTTTTTCACGCCATTATGCGGTTTCCAGCGACGAAGTTCGAAATGGTCGAGAATAGGATAGAAGATCGCGTCGCTTCCGTGCTGACTATCCCGGATTTATCAGTGTTTGCCCAGGTCAATTGATGGGTCAACGACAAGTCAAAAGGCGCGCTGTAGCCGGGAAACGATCGCACAAGGTCCTACGATCGCACCATGACCTGCGTACTTCTCGCCGAGGATGACACCTCGATTTCCGAGCCGCTGGCGCGAGCCCTGCGCCGGGAGGGCTATCAGGTGGAGGTGAGCCCCGATGGCCCGCAGGCCCTGGAGAGGGCCTTGTCGGGGGGCGTCGACCTGATTGTTCTCGACCTCGGCCTTCCAGAGATGGACGGGCTGGAGGTCGCGCGCCGCATTCGCGCGGAGGGACACGGGACTCCGGTCCTGATCCTCACCGCCCGTGTCGACGAAGTCGACACCGTCGTCGGTCTCGACGCCGGGGCCGATGACTACGTCACCAAGCCGTTCCGCCTGGCAGAACTGCTCGCCCGGGTGCGAGCCCTGCTCCGGCGCGGAACATCGGAGACCCCGGTGGTGCAAGGCGTCCGCATCGACGCCGACTCACGCCGGGCCTGGATGGGAGACAAGGAACTGCACCTGACCACCAAGGAGTTCGACCTGCTCCGCGTGCTCGTACGGGACGCCGGCAAGGTCGTCACCCGCGAGCAGATCATGCGCGAGGTGTGGGACACGAACTGGTGGGGGTCGACGAAGACACTGGACATGCACATCTCGTGGCTGCGCCGCAAGCTCGGAGACGACGCGGCCAAGCCGCGCTACATCACGACAGTCCGAGGGGTCGGCTTCCGTTTCGAGCGCGAGTAGCCGCCGTGGGGCGGTTGCGGGGGAGGGGCTAGCACGTGCGCCGGCGCCTGCTTTCCTCCATGCTGCTCGTCGCGGTCATCGCGGTACTGCTGTTAGGCGTGCCCCTGGGTGTCGTCGTCGTGCGCTTGATCAGCGACGAGGTCGCCCAGGAGCTCAGAACGGACGCGAGCCGGCTGCTGCTCGGAGTGGAGTACTCCCTCAGCCAGGGCCTGGAGATCAGTCCGGACCAGCTCGCGCGGAACTACCCGGACCGGTACCTCCAGGTGTACGTCCGCGGGAAACCGCCGATCGTCGTGGGCTCGCCTCCACCGGCGGGCCGCGATCTGACCGAGGAGGCGCGCTCCGAGAACGGATACGTACGCGTCAGCCGTGACGCGGCCCAGGTCCAACAGGACACCCATGCGCGGCTGGTGCTCATCATCGCGCTGGCCGTCGTGGCCCTCGGGGCCGCGATCGGACTGGCGACCGTCACCTCGCGTCGCCTGAACCTGCCGCTTCAGGATCTCACCAGGATCGCGGAGCGGCTGGGCTCGGGCGACGCGAGGCCGAGCAGGCACCGCTACGGCATCCCCGAGCTGGATCTCGTGGCCGAGGTGCTGGACCGCAGCGCGCTGCGGATCTCCGACCTGCTCGCGCGGGAGCGCGAGTTCGCGACCGACGCCTCCCACCAACTCCGTACGCCGCTGACCGGGCTGAGCATGCGCCTGGAGGAGATCGTCGCGGCGGCCGATCAGCCCGACGTGGTGCGCGAGGAGGGCGAGGCCGCGGTCGTGCAGGTCGAGCGGCTGACCGCCGTGATCGACGAGCTGCTGGCCGCCGCCCGCCGCCAGCGCCACGCCCAGGCTGCGCCGATCGACGTGGACGACGTGGTGGGCCAGCAGATCACCGAATGGGAGCCGGCGTTCCGCCGGGCCCACCGCTCGCTGGTGCTCGCGGGCGACCGCGGCCTCAGCGCGCTCGGCACGACCGGCGGGCTCAGCCAGGTGCTGTCCACCCTGCTGGAGAACTCCCTCAAGCACGGCGACGGCGTGCTGACGATCAACACATCGAGTACGGGCAGGTCTGTGGTGATCGAGGTGGCCGACGAGGGGCCGGGCATTCCGGACGCCCTCGGCCACCGGGTGTTCGAGCGGAGCGTCAGTGGGGGAGGCGGCACGGGCCTGGGGCTCACCCTCGCCCGCGCCCTGGTGGCGGCCGACGGCGGGCGGCTTGAGCTGGTCAAACGCCGCCCGGCGACGTTCGCCATCTTCTTACGCCACACCCGCGACAGCGGGCGTCATCGCGTGGTGAGCGGCCCCGCCTGACGGATCAACTGGTGGCGAGGGGGTCGGGCTGCGCCTTCACGTCCGGGTGGGGGCGCGCGTCCGAGTGGGACCGTACGTCGGGGTGGGACCGTACGTCGGGGTGGGGCAGCGCGCCCACCTTCTCGACGGCCCCCTCGGCGGGCTCCTCGGACTTCTCCGGGGCCAGCTCCGGAACGGCCAGGAACACCCACTTCTTGTAGGACCAGAAGCGGAACAGCGTGCCCAGCCCCACGCCGACGAACTGGGCGATGTTGTAGCTCACCGCGTCGTGCAGGCCCAGCGAGTAGCTCACGAAGCCGATCGTGAGCAGCGGGGGCAGCAGCCCGATGCCGTTCAGCAGGAAGAACAGGACGTACTCACGCGCCAGGCCGCTCTGCTCCCGGTGACGGTAGGTCCAGAAGCGGTTGCCCGCGTACGCGAACGTGGCGGCGACGATCGTGGCCACGACCTTGGAGGACAGCGGGCCCATGCCGATGCCGAACCGCAGCAGGTTGGTGCCGCCGAAGTCGATGACGAACGCGATCGCGCCCACCAGGCCAAACTTGATCAACTCATGGATGAGCGCGGCGAACCGCTCGTAGGCGCGTCGTAGCAACTGCACGTCCCGCACGGTCCTTCCTGATCGGCGGCCACGGTCGGCGGCGAGGTCTTCTCAGGCTACCGTTCACAAGCACAAATCGGGGTCTTGCCGCAACCTTCGCCCGCTTCGTCCCAGGTCATCAAAGAACATTTCAAGAAAAATCCCGCTATCTGGGATGAGTGGCCGGTCTTCGCACTACGCTCTCGCCCGACCAGGATCACTTCGTTCGGGGACGTACGCGTTCTGGAGAGGTGGCCTCACTCGTGTTCCGCAGACTCACGGCCCTCGGTCTCGGCCTCGTCCTGCTCGCGGGGTGTGGGACCGAGGGCCTCCGCGAGACCCCCGCCGATCCGGGCGAGACGCCCCCGGCGACGGTCGAGATCACCATGGCCGACGCGCAGGAGGCCTTCGACGGCCTCGGCGACCTGGCGGACGCCTGGAAGGACCGCGACTGCGCCCAGATCCAGCAGCTCACGACCGGTGCGGAGGGCGCCATCGCGAGCGGGGTCTGCGCGGCCGCTCGGGACGGCTACGCCGCGCCCGCCTTCCGGGCCTACCACGATCCGGAGTTCCTGCTGCCCCGCCGCGAGGACGGCGAGAACGGCGCCTGGTTCGCCGTGCTGGCCCGCAAGCCCCAGCCGGCCTACTTCGTCTTCGTATGGGAGGACGGCCGATGGCGGCTCGGCGCCGGGCCTATCCTGCTCGTCGGCAAGGCGCCCGCGATGGACGGCGCGGTGCTCGACGCGGAGGCCGTTCCGGACGCGGCCGTCGCGGCGCGGGTCGCGCCCACCCGGCACGTCGCGTTCCTGACCGATCCCTCCGGGGTGGACGGCGCCGGGGTCAGCGGGGTGCGCCTCGCCTCCGGCGACCCCATGCGCCGCCTCCTCGTGGAGCTGGTCCGCGCCCCCGGCAGGGCCCGCCCCGATCGCCTGACCACCGACGTGCGCATCGAGGGACCGGCCCGCGCGCTCGCGCTGCCCGCCGGCGGGGCGCTGGTGTTCCACGCGCTGCGCGTCGTCTTCACCCAGAAGCCGGGCTCGGGCCGTTCCTCCCTCGCGCACCCCCGCTATCGGGCCGCGGACGTACGCGCCTTCACGGGCGGCGCGGCCACGACCGTCACCGGCGGCGAGATCGTGGTGCTGGCGACCAAGGTTGCGAAGGACACCACGATGACGACGATCGGCATGCGCAGGGTCCTCGCCGACATCCGCAAGGGATCCGGCTGACGGGGTTTCGCCGGGCAATAGGTAGGCTGACGTGTCGTGAACAGCCCGAACGTTCCCCCTACCGCACCCGTGACCCCGCCCGTGGTGGGCATGGTCGGCGCGGGTCAGCTGGCGAGGATGACGCAGCAGGCCGCGATCGCGCTCGGCATCGACCTGCGCGTGCTCGCGAACGACCGTGACGAGAGCGCCGCCAAGGTGATCGTGGACACCCGGCTCGGTGACTACCGCGACCTTGACGATCTCCGGGAGTTCGCGAAGGGGTGCGACGCCGTCACCTTCGACCACGAGCATGTGCCGACCGAGCACATCCGGGCCCTGGCCGCCGACGGCCTCGCCGTACACCCCGGGGCGGACGCCCTGGTCCACGCGCAGGACAAGGCGGTCATGCGGGAGCGGCTCACCGCCATCGGCGCGCCCTGCCCCGCCTGGGCCCGCGTCGACGACCTGGCCGGTGTGGAGGCGTTCGCCGAGGAGCACGGCTGGCCCGTGGTGCTGAAGGCCGTACGCGGCGGCTATGACGGCCGGGGCGTGTGGATGTGCGAGTCGCCCGACGAGGCGCGCGAGGTGCTCGCCACCGGCGTGGCCCTGATGGCCGAGGCGTTCGTCCCGTTCGAGCGTGAGGTCGCCGTGCTGGTCGCCCGGTCCGCGCACGGCCAGGGTGTCAGCTATCCCGTGGTCGAGACCGTGCAGCAGGACGGCATCTGCGTCGAGGTCATCGCGCCCGCGCCGAACCTGGGCGAGGAGGAGGCGGCGCACGCCCAGCGGATCGCGCTCACGATCGCCCGCGACCTCGGCGTGACCGGGCTCCTCGCGGTCGAGATGTTCGTCACGAAGTCGGGGCTCGTGGTCAACGAGCTGGCCATGCGTCCCCACAACAGCGGCCACTGGACGATCGAGGGCGCCCGCACCTCGCAGTTCGAGCAGCACCTGCGGGCCGTGCTCAACCTGCCGCTCGGGTCGCCGTCGATGACCGCGCCGGTCGTCGTCATGGCCAACCTGCTCGGCGGGCCCGACCCCGACGTCTACTCGCGCTATGAGCACGTGATGGCCAACGACCCGGGCATCAAGATCCATTTCTATGGCAAGGACGTCCGGCCCGGCCGCAAGATCGGGCACGTCACCGCCCTAGGCACCGACCTTGACGAGGTGCGGGCCCGCGCCCACCACGCCGTCACCTGCCTGAAGGGACCTGTGGATGCCTGACGTCGGAATCGTCATGGGCAGCGACTCGGACTGGCCGGTGATGCACCAGGCCGCCGAGGCCGTCGCCGAGTTCGGCGTGTCCTTCGAGGCCGACGTGGTGTCGGCGCACCGCATGCCCGCGGAGATGATCGAGTATGGTTCCCGCGCCGCCGGGCGCGGGCTGAAGGTGATCATCGCGGGCGCGGGCGGCGCGGCTCACCTGCCGGGCATGCTGGCCTCGGTCACCCCGCTGCCCGTGATCGGCGTTCCGGTGCCGCTCAAATATCTGGACGGCATGGACTCGCTGCTGTCGATCGTCCAGATGCCGGCCGGGGTGCCGGTGGCGACCGTCGCCGTCGGCGGTGCCCGCAACGCGGGGCTGCTCGCCGTACGGATCCTCGCGGCGTCCGACGAGGACCTGCGGCGGCGGATGGAGGAGTTCCAGGCCGCCCTGCGGGACCAGGCGCACGCCAAGGGGGAGCGGCTGCGTGCCGAGGCGGCCCAGCTCGGCCGGTAGCCCCGGCATCGGTGAGCCCGGCTCATCCGGCTGCCGTGGGGCGGCGGGTGAGCCGGGAAGGCAGCCACGCGGACACGACCAGTGCGAGCACGGTGAAGGCGAGCGACCACCAGAACGTGTGCTCGAAGGCCGCCGCGGCGTCCGAAGGGCCGCCGGGATGACGGGCGAGTGCGCTGTCGAGGACCACGGCCAGCACGGCGGTGCCGAACGAGCCGCCGACCTGTTGCGCGGTCCTCGTGATCACGCTCGCGTGCGGCACCTCGTCGCGGGTGAGTCCCTCGTACGCGCTGCTTATGACGGGGATCGTCACGGCGCCGAGGCCGACGCCGCGTACGACGAGCGCGGCGACGAGCCACCACGTCGCGGTGTCCGGCCCGGCCCAGGCGAACGGCAGCGTCCCGAGCGCGGTGATCACCAGGCCGACGGCGGTGACCGGGCGCGCGCCCACGCGGTCGGTGAGCGTGCCGGCCAGGCCCCTGCTCAGCATCACGCCGATGCCCTGCGGGGCGAGCAGGAGACCGGCCGTGAACGCGTCCCTGCCGCCCACCTGCTGATAGAAGAGCGGGATCAGCAGCATCGCGCCGTAGAGGACGAAGCCCGACAGGAACATCAGCGCGTTCGCCGCACTGAACGAGGGGCTGCGCAGCAGTCGCAGGTCGACGAGCGGCGTGTCCGTCCCGAGCGCGCGTACGGCGAAGGCGGCGATGAGCGCGGCGCCCGCGATGAGCGGCAGCAGCACGTCGGCGTGGCCGAAGCCGCCGCCGACCCCGACCCGGGAGAGGCCGAAGATGATCCC
This region includes:
- a CDS encoding response regulator transcription factor — protein: MTCVLLAEDDTSISEPLARALRREGYQVEVSPDGPQALERALSGGVDLIVLDLGLPEMDGLEVARRIRAEGHGTPVLILTARVDEVDTVVGLDAGADDYVTKPFRLAELLARVRALLRRGTSETPVVQGVRIDADSRRAWMGDKELHLTTKEFDLLRVLVRDAGKVVTREQIMREVWDTNWWGSTKTLDMHISWLRRKLGDDAAKPRYITTVRGVGFRFERE
- a CDS encoding S-(hydroxymethyl)mycothiol dehydrogenase; protein product: MPYEVQGVVARGKGEAVTLETVVVPDPGPGEAVVNVQACGVCHTDLHYREGGINDDFPFLLGHEAAGVVEAVGPGVTDVEPGDYVILNWRAVCGQCRACLRGRPWYCFATHNAAQKMTLADGTVLSPALGIGAFLEKTLVAAGQCTKVNPAAKPAVAGLLGCGVMAGLGAAINTGGVTRGDSVAVIGCGGVGNAAIAGAQLAGATTIIAVDVDDRKLDWARGFGATHTVNSRETDPVEAIRELTGGFGADVVIEAVGRPETYKQAFYARDLAGTVVLVGVPTPEMQIELPLLDVFGRGGALKSSWYGDCLPSRDFPMLIDLYLQGRLDLEGFVTETIGLDQVEEAFGKMHRGEVLRSVVVL
- the fdhD gene encoding formate dehydrogenase accessory sulfurtransferase FdhD → MESDGAARPTARLGPVTRSRVRRVSGSAVRDRRDDLATEEPLEIRLLAGGESRTVAITMRTPGADFELAAGFLHGEGIAGPGDIAAIGYCTDEDLDPEARYNTVTVRLTATRLPDLGAAARNFLTSSACGVCGTASLDALRDRCAVPAARTPVAVSATTLYGLPDRLREAQGVFGRTGGLHAAGLFTPDGTPLAVREDVGRHNAVDKLVGWAMLGGRTPLDRHVLLVSGRVGYEIMQKAASAGIQIVCAVSAPSSLAVDLAREFGVTLVGFLREERFNIYACPDRIEVGRIEAEQAETA
- a CDS encoding PH domain-containing protein, whose translation is MGLPDQYLADGERVVLSFHPHWKRLILPFLALIVVLAAAVAAFIFIPGDYEYAGYARGAVAVVAFVALVLWTIIPYLRWVTTSYTLTSHRFAISIGVLNKSEDDIPLAKVSSVSSDQRLIERILGCGTLRVESASEKGDIDYRDIPQIQRVRHELFRLVEDAADGNIDGE
- a CDS encoding ATP-binding protein — its product is MRRRLLSSMLLVAVIAVLLLGVPLGVVVVRLISDEVAQELRTDASRLLLGVEYSLSQGLEISPDQLARNYPDRYLQVYVRGKPPIVVGSPPPAGRDLTEEARSENGYVRVSRDAAQVQQDTHARLVLIIALAVVALGAAIGLATVTSRRLNLPLQDLTRIAERLGSGDARPSRHRYGIPELDLVAEVLDRSALRISDLLAREREFATDASHQLRTPLTGLSMRLEEIVAAADQPDVVREEGEAAVVQVERLTAVIDELLAAARRQRHAQAAPIDVDDVVGQQITEWEPAFRRAHRSLVLAGDRGLSALGTTGGLSQVLSTLLENSLKHGDGVLTINTSSTGRSVVIEVADEGPGIPDALGHRVFERSVSGGGGTGLGLTLARALVAADGGRLELVKRRPATFAIFLRHTRDSGRHRVVSGPA
- a CDS encoding (2Fe-2S)-binding protein, with the translated sequence MYVCICRAVTESEVHDCIADGARTARQVRDATGAGGDCASCVRKICAILKRSEDLVTSA
- the bfr gene encoding bacterioferritin, which codes for MQGDKEIIALLNEQLTSELTAINQYFLHAKLQENWGYTKLAATTRAESIDEMRHAEELTDRILFLEGLPNYQKLNTLHIGQTVREQLQADLELELGVVKRLRPGIALMRERGDITSATLFERILADEEHHIDYLETELGLLESLGEQLYLQRYAEPPSA
- the purE gene encoding 5-(carboxyamino)imidazole ribonucleotide mutase, translating into MPDVGIVMGSDSDWPVMHQAAEAVAEFGVSFEADVVSAHRMPAEMIEYGSRAAGRGLKVIIAGAGGAAHLPGMLASVTPLPVIGVPVPLKYLDGMDSLLSIVQMPAGVPVATVAVGGARNAGLLAVRILAASDEDLRRRMEEFQAALRDQAHAKGERLRAEAAQLGR
- a CDS encoding biotin--[acetyl-CoA-carboxylase] ligase, whose translation is MPDSPYADLDRPPLSETALTRALVRPGSLWSSIRVVERTGSTNADLARTVRDDPAEGAVLVAEVQSAGRGRLGRTWSAPPRSGLTFSMLLRPEVPLARQGWLALLVGLAAASAVRRIAEIDVRLKWPNDLMVGERKLAGILAERVDRMVVIGMGLNVSLRPEELPVERATSLAVENAVCTDRDPLLRAILREIESHYREWTVAGGDPDASGLRAAYLAWSSTVGQEVRVELPGDRVLTGLATGVDASGHLVVRAQDGEHTLSAGDVVHVRRSPETGPPVSE
- a CDS encoding 5-(carboxyamino)imidazole ribonucleotide synthase; protein product: MVGAGQLARMTQQAAIALGIDLRVLANDRDESAAKVIVDTRLGDYRDLDDLREFAKGCDAVTFDHEHVPTEHIRALAADGLAVHPGADALVHAQDKAVMRERLTAIGAPCPAWARVDDLAGVEAFAEEHGWPVVLKAVRGGYDGRGVWMCESPDEAREVLATGVALMAEAFVPFEREVAVLVARSAHGQGVSYPVVETVQQDGICVEVIAPAPNLGEEEAAHAQRIALTIARDLGVTGLLAVEMFVTKSGLVVNELAMRPHNSGHWTIEGARTSQFEQHLRAVLNLPLGSPSMTAPVVVMANLLGGPDPDVYSRYEHVMANDPGIKIHFYGKDVRPGRKIGHVTALGTDLDEVRARAHHAVTCLKGPVDA
- a CDS encoding GtrA family protein, whose protein sequence is MQLLRRAYERFAALIHELIKFGLVGAIAFVIDFGGTNLLRFGIGMGPLSSKVVATIVAATFAYAGNRFWTYRHREQSGLAREYVLFFLLNGIGLLPPLLTIGFVSYSLGLHDAVSYNIAQFVGVGLGTLFRFWSYKKWVFLAVPELAPEKSEEPAEGAVEKVGALPHPDVRSHPDVRSHSDARPHPDVKAQPDPLATS
- a CDS encoding adenylate/guanylate cyclase domain-containing protein, which produces MDTSGRPGADDMRRLFLGQAPAYTRRQVAEAAGIPQDLAARIWRALGFATFSDDAVAFTEADLESLRRIRDLIDTETLDERTVIRMARALGRTTARLAQWQAEIMLDALIQPGAKAGEDALRQVVDTVSRLLPDFEQTLVHVWRSQLAATASRLVSLAEPGEDVSPTRPRLGVGFADLVAFTRVSRELDELALADLVEGFESRASDVIAAHDGRLVKTLGDEVLFTAADPRTAALIALDLIDELKRDAEGPDVRVGLAYGPVLPAMGDVFGTTVNLAARLTAIARPGTILADSELAAGLTGAPGVDLVKLRRRPARGLGVVEPYVLRRSTRES